From the Brachyhypopomus gauderio isolate BG-103 chromosome 5, BGAUD_0.2, whole genome shotgun sequence genome, one window contains:
- the il22 gene encoding interleukin-22, whose protein sequence is MKYIALLAVICSYFLSGIATPVLRTARHRPRPLDNSETWNNVIVMAKHAQARDRDHETRLIPEIPSGKLKAGNVCCINARILDYYLSDILHVDQAEYPRLHLVKPDLKRVARDLEPHCKSIQDDKEYLQQFTQNLERAGEMYKNKLTATNKAIGETDILFHYLYESCTSTDDA, encoded by the exons ATGAAGTACATTGCACTACTAGCCGTAATATGTTCTTATTTTTTGAGTGGAATTGCAACACCAGTTTTGCGCACTGCGCGCCATCGTCCTCGTCCTCTGGACAACTCCGAAACTTGGAACAACGTGATTGTGATGGCAAAGCAC GCGCAAGCGAGAGATCGAGATCACGAGACCCGCTTGATCCCGGAGATTCCAAGCGGTAAACTTAAA GCTGGGAATGTTTGCTGCATCAACGCCAGGATCTTGGATTACTACCTCAGTGACATTTTGCATGTGGACCAAGCGGAGTATCCACGTCTCCATTTAGTGAAGCCCGATCTGAAGAGGGTTGCTAGAGACTTGGAACCACACTGC AAGTCCATCCAGGATGACAAAGAATACCTCCAGCAGTTCACGCAGAACCTTGAAAGGGCCGGAGAGATGTATAAG AACAAACTTACGGCCACGAACAAGGCAATCGGGGAAACTGATATTCTCTTCCACTACCTCTACGAGTCCTGCACCTCTACAGATGATGCATAG
- the il26 gene encoding interleukin-26, whose product MRLRILTLLVFTALLRSCPGDKKAKCAQVDCLMRYISLPMIKDMSKTLKTINKSLQSENRRHVRYLPKLYIKKMNIADISKILEIYEDYIFRKLWTSDTDGPRRFIHSFRTLKDNVESCKHRGPATFSNHARKKIKEMEQDYQKLETEEILNALRDFEMVLHWISVYIDKKLSHRKCQMSSSN is encoded by the exons ATGCGTTTGAGGATTTTAACCCTTCTTGTCTTCACTGCCCTGCTGCGCAGTTGTCCAGGTGACAAGAAAGCGAAATGCGCGCAAGTGGATTGCCTAATGAGATATATCTCTTTACCAATGATAAAGGACATGAGTAAGACTTTAAAAACCATCAACAAATCTTTACAA AGTGAAAACAGACGCCACGTAAGATATTTACCAAAACTGTATATAAAG AAAATGAATATTGCTGACATCAGCAAGATCCTGGAAATCTATGAAGACTATATATTCAGGAAGCTGTGGACAAGTGATACGGATGGCCCCAGGAGATTTATACATTCTTTCCGTACACTCAAAGATAACGTGGAAAGCTGT AAACACAGAGGTCCAGCAACATTCAGTAACCACGCAAGGAAGAAGATCAAAGAAATGGAGCAAGACTACCAGAAG CTGGAAACAGAAGAGATACTGAATGCATTACGGGACTTTGAGATGGTGCTGCACTGGATTAGTGTCTATATCGACAAAAAGTTGTCGCATAGAAAATGCCAGATGTCTTCTTCAAATTAA